One genomic region from Arthrobacter sp. FB24 encodes:
- a CDS encoding DapH/DapD/GlmU-related protein, whose translation MSRKIETVEDDAGKVISYHRHPNGGGLIGRGAEVDESSFISPTAYVEAGAQVGPGCRVGGGSWIDRRARVGHRVVIGDAVYVGQGAVIGHRARIGSHSKIGAGAVIGHGVRLHGDSKVAQGSRLPARTRASASPPPPSLTDGDRQAA comes from the coding sequence ATGAGCAGGAAAATCGAAACAGTCGAGGACGACGCCGGGAAGGTCATCAGCTACCACCGGCACCCCAACGGCGGCGGCCTGATCGGCCGTGGGGCCGAGGTGGACGAGTCATCCTTCATCAGTCCAACCGCCTACGTGGAAGCAGGCGCCCAGGTGGGGCCCGGGTGCCGGGTGGGCGGCGGCAGCTGGATCGACCGGCGTGCGCGGGTCGGCCACCGGGTGGTGATCGGTGATGCTGTGTACGTGGGGCAGGGAGCGGTGATCGGGCACCGGGCCCGGATCGGCAGCCACTCCAAGATCGGAGCGGGCGCCGTTATAGGTCACGGAGTCCGCCTTCACGGCGACAGCAAGGTCGCCCAGGGCAGCCGCCTCCCGGCCAGGACCAGGGCGTCGGCAAGCCCTCCGCCACCGTCCCTTACGGATGGTGACCGCCAGGCCGCGTGA